ATACACCAGAATCGACGCTTTTAATGTTGGTCTCTTCATTTGGTGGTAAAGATTTTGTGTTTAATGCTTATAGAGAAGCTGTAACAATGAATTACAGATTTTTTTCTTATGGTGATGCTACTTTATTTTTAAGTCATATATAGATATTAATGATTAATTATTTTAGTATTTACTTAGTAATAATTTAGATACATCTTGAAAGGAGAAGATATATGATTTCAATTTTGCAAAAGGAAAGATATAAGTATGTTCCAAGGTTGCCAAAAATTTTAACAAATGATTTTCAAAACATTAGTGTAGTTTTTGGTGACAAGACAGACGCTCTTGAAAATAAAGATGCGTTAAGAGAAGTTTTTAAAAATACTTATGGACTTCCGGTTGTTAATTTTACTCAAGGTTCTTCGAATGTAGATTTTACAAAAGTGTTAAATGTAGGAATAATTCTTTCAGGTGGGCCTGCGCCTGGAGGACATAATGTTGTTGCTGGTATTTTTGATGCAATAAAAAAATCTAATTCAAATTCAAAAATTTTTGGGTTTAAAGGTGGTCCTGCAGGTTTGTTAGATGATAAAAAAATTGAAATTACACAAGATCTAATAAATGCTTATAAGAACACAGGTGGTTTTGATATTGTATCTTCTGGTCGCACTAAAATAGAAACTGATGTTCAATATGAGCAGGTTTTGTCAGTAGTTCTTAAAAATAATCTTAATGCTCTTATTATTATTGGTGGTGATGATTCAAATACTAATGCCGCTTTATTAGCAGAGTTTTTTAAGAAAAAACATCATGATATTCAAGTTATTGGTGTCCCTAAAACAATTGATGCTGATTTGAGGAATGAGCATATTCAAATTTCATTTGGATTTGATTCTGCTACTAAGACTTATTCTGAGATGGTGGGTAATTTATGTCGTGATGCTATGTCTGCTGGAAAATATTGGCATTTTATAAAGATTATGGGAAGAAGTGCGTCTCATGTTGCTCTTGAGTGTGCTTTAAAGACACATCCTAATATTTGTATTATATCTGAAGAAGTTTTGGCAAAAAATAAAACTTTATCAGAAATTGTTGGAGATATAGCGTCTGTTGTTATAAAACGTTCATTAAAAGGTTATAATTTTGGTGTTATTATAATTCCTGAAGGTGTTATTGAATTTATTCCTGAAGTTAAATCTTTGATGATTGAATTGTGTAGTATTTTTGATAGTAATGAAGAGGAATTTAAGGGATTAGATGTTGAGGATATAAGAAAAGTTTTTATCTCTAAGCTTAGTGAGTATATGAAAAAAGTTTATGTGTCTTTGCCATTATTTATTCAAATTGAACTTGTAAATTCTGTTTTAGAGAGAGATCCTCATGGTAATTTTCATGTTTCTCGAGTGCCTACTGAGAAGTTATTTATGGAAATGGTTAGTGTTAGGTTGGAAGAGTTAAGAAATCTTGGTGAATATAGTGGTAAATTTTCTCCGATTGATCATTTTTTTGGTTATGAGGGTAGAAGTGTTACTCCTTCAAATTTTGATAGTGATTATTGTTATAGTTTGGGTTATAATGCTGCATTGCTTGTTTTAAATGGTTTTACAGGCTATATGTCTACTATTAAAAATTTAAATAAAAATGCTACTGAATGGATTGCAGGTGGAGTACCTATAACAATGATGATGAATATGGAGGAGAGATATGGTGTTTTAAAACCTGTTATTAAAAAGGCTCTTGTTGATTTAAATGGAGCACCTTTTAATGAATTTGTTAAACATCGTGAACAATGGGAAGTCAATAATTTATATGTTTTTCCAGGGCCTATTCAATATTTTGGTGCGTCTGAACTTGTTGATGAGATAACATTAACATTGAAATTAGAATTGGAAACATGAATTATTAATGATGATTAGATTTTTGCTTTTTATTTGCAATATTTTTATTCTTTATTCAAATTCTTTAGGTTATACTAAATTAGATTTTGAATATTTAAACTTAAGTCAAAAATTTTCGCTGGAGAATGAAATTTATTTCAGCGAAAATAATATTAATTTTGGCAATGAAATTTTTGATAAATTTCAATTTAGCGATGATTTTTTTTATAAAGATATTCAAGAAAATAAGGATTTAAATATAGAAAAAACTATTGATTCTAATTGGGGTAAAAAAGTATTTAGGTTTTCAGCAATAAGTATTGGTGCTTTTCCCATAGCGTTGTTTTTAGGTTTGTATTGTTTTGATTTATCTTATTATTTTAATAGCAATGGTGCAAAAAGTTTTCCATATCCTTTTTCGGGTAATTTTGAACTTTCTAAAGATGAAAATTTTAAAAAATTTGTAGTCTCTACGTCAGTTGGACTTGCAATATCATTAATTATTGCTTTGATTGATAGCTTGATTTATTCTTAGATGGAAAAACTTAAAAAAGAGTTTATTGTAAAACATAATTCTCAAAGATTAGATATTTATTTATCAGAACATCTGTGTCTTTTTAATAGAAGTCAAATTAAAAAGAGGGAACTAAAAGCATTTAAATTTAATGATGGTTATTTTAGTTCAATTAAATTATCTAAGCCCGTTTTTGTAAAAGATAGAATATTAATAGAATTTAATAAAGAGATTGATTTAGGAGAATATTTAGTACCCTTGAATTTGCCCATTAATATTCTTTATGAGGATATAAATGTCATTGTTGTAGAAAAACCTCAAGGGATTTTAAGTCATCCTGGTATATCAAATTTTGAGAATACTGTTGTGAATTTTCTATTACATCATATATCGAATTTAAGATATAAGTTTCAAGAAAATAAAATTAGACCTGGAATTGTGCATAGATTGGATAAAGAAACTTCTGGTGTGATGATTTGTGCTAAAAATTTGGAAACTTTAAATTTTTTATT
Above is a window of Borrelia hispanica CRI DNA encoding:
- a CDS encoding diphosphate--fructose-6-phosphate 1-phosphotransferase yields the protein MISILQKERYKYVPRLPKILTNDFQNISVVFGDKTDALENKDALREVFKNTYGLPVVNFTQGSSNVDFTKVLNVGIILSGGPAPGGHNVVAGIFDAIKKSNSNSKIFGFKGGPAGLLDDKKIEITQDLINAYKNTGGFDIVSSGRTKIETDVQYEQVLSVVLKNNLNALIIIGGDDSNTNAALLAEFFKKKHHDIQVIGVPKTIDADLRNEHIQISFGFDSATKTYSEMVGNLCRDAMSAGKYWHFIKIMGRSASHVALECALKTHPNICIISEEVLAKNKTLSEIVGDIASVVIKRSLKGYNFGVIIIPEGVIEFIPEVKSLMIELCSIFDSNEEEFKGLDVEDIRKVFISKLSEYMKKVYVSLPLFIQIELVNSVLERDPHGNFHVSRVPTEKLFMEMVSVRLEELRNLGEYSGKFSPIDHFFGYEGRSVTPSNFDSDYCYSLGYNAALLVLNGFTGYMSTIKNLNKNATEWIAGGVPITMMMNMEERYGVLKPVIKKALVDLNGAPFNEFVKHREQWEVNNLYVFPGPIQYFGASELVDEITLTLKLELET
- a CDS encoding RluA family pseudouridine synthase, with translation MEKLKKEFIVKHNSQRLDIYLSEHLCLFNRSQIKKRELKAFKFNDGYFSSIKLSKPVFVKDRILIEFNKEIDLGEYLVPLNLPINILYEDINVIVVEKPQGILSHPGISNFENTVVNFLLHHISNLRYKFQENKIRPGIVHRLDKETSGVMICAKNLETLNFLFDQFKNRSVKKVYIAIVKGNFKVDGGIIDTFIDRDRYDRKKFTVHKNSGKRALTEYKVLISMKNYSLVVLQPKTGRTHQLRVHMKYLNHPILGDDIYSRVDQEFKEISLMLHSYKLEINIKEGFLKKFISVLPRRFIDFLSNFYDDATLNLLVEDLNVVLDKF